The following DNA comes from Caldicoprobacter guelmensis.
ATGATATTGAGATTACAAGCAACAGCAGGGTGCCCAAGAGGCTTAGACAGCATGTAGGATTGGTTTTTCAATATCCCGAGCATCAACTGTTTGAGGAAACGGTGTACCAGGATATCGCCTTTGGCCCCAGGAACTTAAATCTGCCTGAGGACGAAGTAGAGAGAAGAGTAAGAGAGGCCATGGCGTTGGTGGGCTTAGATTTTGAGTCAGTCAAGGATCGTTCGCCGTTTGAAATCAGCGGGGGGCAGAGAAGGAGGGTTGCCATTGCGGGAGTTCTTGCGATGGAGCCCAAAATCCTCATATTAGATGAGCCTACTGCCGGGTTGGACCCCAGAGGTAGGGACGAGATTCTGAGCCAGATAAAGAATCTTCATGAGCAACGGGGCATGACAATTATTCTGGTTTCGCACAGCATGGAGGATATCGCCAGGCTGGTCGATAGGATTATAGTGATGAACAAGGGCAAAATAGCTTTGATGGGCAAACCGGAAGAGGTGTTTTCATACGTTGAAGAGCTTCATGCTATGGGTTTGGGTATTCCTCAAATAATGCATGTGATGAGAGGGTTGAGAGCAAGGGGGATGGATGTACCTGACAACATATATACCGTGGACCAAGCTGTAAAGGTTATATTGGAGAGGGTGAGGGGGAAGAAAAAATGATTAAAGACATCACCATAGGTCAATTTTTCCCCGGCCAATCAGTGATACATCGGCTTGATCCACGGGTGAAGGTAATACTGACTTTTGTCTTCATTGTAATAATATTTTTTGTTAAAACCTATGCAGGATATGGGCTGGTTTTTGCATATATAGGGTTTGCAGTATGGCTTTCAGGAGTGCCTATTCGGTACATCTTGAAGGGCCTCAAGCCTCTTCTGTTCATAATAGTCCTGACGTTTTTTATAAACGTCTTTTTCACGCCGGGGAATAGGGTATTGTTTCAGGTATGGGTGCTTAAATTTACCCAGGAAGGATTAAATCAGGGCATCTTTATGGCGCTAAGGCTGGTGCTTCTAGTTGTGGGGACTTCGTTGCTTACTTTAACTACATCGCCCATATCTTTAACTGATGGTATTGAGCGCCTGCTTCAGCCGCTTCAGGTGGTCCGGTTCCCGGCTCATGAGCTAGCTATGATGATGACAATAGCCTTGCGATTTATCCCTACCTTGCTAGAAGAAACCGACAAGATAATGAAGGCGCAAATGGCAAGAGGGGCTGATTTCGAGACCGGCAACCTGTTCCAAAGGGCAAAGGCACTGGTGCCGCTCTTGGTGCCGCTATTTATAAGTGCATTTAGGAGGGCCGATGAGTTGGCTATGGCAATGGAATCGCGTTGTTACCGCGGCGGCAAAAATCGTACGCGCATGAAAGTCCTTAAGGCGACTAAGAGGGATTACATAGCGGTGGGGGTGACGCTGTTGTTAGTTGCGGGCATACTCCTGGACAGCTATGTATTGTAATGCGCTTTAAAGGAATTATTGAAATGGCCTGTTAAGTGAAATTATTATAATCCGTGATGAACGAAATGCGTTGCTGCAAAGTCTGAATTTTGTATCACAGAAGAGAAGAGAGTGGTTTGTGAGTGCTTTGAGGTGCTGGTAGGTTACTCGGTTTTATAAGGGAAGATACAACCAGGATCTGGGAGTATGAAAGCATGAGAAACATAAAAATTGTGCTGGAGTATGACGGTACCAATTATGCTGGCTGGCAAAGGCAAAAGAATGCGCTGTCGATTCAACAAGTAGTAGAGGAGGCTTTGTACAAGCTTACTGGAGAAACGGTCACGGTGGTTGGGGCAGGGCGTACCGATAGTGGGGTACATGCCCGGGGCCAAGTAGCCAACTTCTTTACAGCTTCGAGGCTCCCTGCCGAACGGTTTAGCTTTGCATTAAATTCTGTGTTGCCCCCTGATATTCGAGTGCTTGAGTCGGAAGAGGTTTCTCACGAGTTTCATGCCAGGTATTCTGCCAAGGCAAAGCAATACAGGTATTCTATATGCATGAGGCCGCATGCACCTGCCATAGCCAGAAATTATTACTATCATGTGCCGGATATTTTAGACGTGGATGCAATGAATTCAGCAGCTAAATATATCATAGGTACTCATGACTTTAAGGCTTTTCAAAGCGCTGGTAGCAGCGTAAAAAATACCGTGCGAACGGTGTATGAGGCCTATTGGGTATGGGAGCCGCCATGCTTCTTATATTTCAATATTAAAGGAGACGGATTTTTGTACAATATGGTGCGCATTCTTGTAGGGACTTTCATAGAGGTAGGGCGGCACAGGATGTTGGAGTCTGATATGAAGCGCATTCTGGAAGCAGGAGACAGGGATAAAGCAGGGCCCACGGCACCCGCTCACGGTTTATGCCTTGAAAGGGTGTATTATTGATAATTTAGGAGGGTGTTTATGAAGGATAAAGGCATATTAAATAGCAGGGTGATTGTTCAAATTGGGATTGTTGTGCGGGATATAGAAGCAGTTTCCCAGGCATACGCAGACTTGTTGGGCGTAGAAAAACCGCAGTGGTTCTGGACGGATGAATACGAAAAAGCTCATACCGAGTTTTATGGTCAGCCCAGTCATGCGCGGGCAAAGCTGGCATTTTTTGATATGGGAAACGTACAATTGGAACTGATTGAGCCTGACGAAAAGCCAAGCACATGGAGAGATTTTTTAGATAACTGCGGTGAGGGTGTACATCATATAGCCTTTATGATAAAGGAGATGGATGATGAAATAAAGAAGCTGGAACGGCATGGAATGCGACTGATACAGCGGGGAGATTATGAGGGAGGACGTTATGCTTATATAGATACGAGGGAACAGTTAAAAGTGCTAATTGAACTACTAGAAAATTTTTGAAGGCCCTTAAAAGTTAATGGATATTTTGGCCTTGACAGGCTAAATGCCTTGTATTACAATATAAGCTAGTTTTAATGTGCTCTATTAGCTCCGGATATTTATCAAAATGGTGGAGCGCAATTGAGCTTTAGTGAGAGGGCAGGCTTGTATTTTGATAAAGCGGTTGTTTAAATAGGAAAATTGCCTTAAAGAGGAAAATACCTTACCTTATTAATAAGTAGATTAACATGGGTTTGTAGTGTTACTATGTTGGTTAACTTAGATAATCGAGCAGAATAGGAGGAAAGGCCATGAAGACTTATGTAGCTAAGCCGGATAAGATTACGAGAAAATGGTATGTTGTGGATGCAACTGACAAGCCATTGGGTAGATTAGCATCCCAAATTGCTAAAATATTGAGGGGTAAGCATAAACCCATTTATACTCCCCATGTGGATACAGGCGATTTTGTTATCGTTATCAACGCAGAAAAAGTCAAGTTGACGGGTAAGAAACTTGATAAGAAGCTTTATCGTCATCATACCTTGTACCCTGGAGGTCTGAAAGAAATTCCTTATAGACAGCTTTTAGCAACCAAGCCCACGTTTGTGATATATCATGCTGTAAAAGGGATGTTGCCACATAATAGATTGGGACGTAAGATGCTCAAAAAATTGAGGGTATATGCCGGGCCAAACCATAAACATGAGGCGCAACAGCCCGAAATACTTGAACTGTAATGAAGGTCGGGAAAGGAGAGATATACGTTGGTAAAGGTACAGTATTATGGGACTGGTAGGAGAAAGACGTCTGTAGCCAGGGTACGGCTTATCCCAGGAGAGGGGAAAATCATCATTAATGACCGTGATATTGATGAGTACTTTGGTATGGAACCGCTGAGGATTATGGTAAAGCAGCCACTGGAGCTGACGGGTACATTAGGCAAGTTTGACGTTATAGCCAAGGTGGAAGGTGGTGGCTTTAGCGGACAGGCCGGCGCTATCAGGCATGGCATTTCCAGGGCTTTGCTGAAGGTAGACGAGGGTTTCCGGCCAATACTCAAGCAAGCCGGCTTCTTAACGCGTGATCCTCGAATGAAAGAGAGAAAGAAGTACGGCTTGAAAGGCGCTCGAAGGGCACCCCAGTTCTCCAAGAGGTGAAGTCAAAAACCGCCAGAGGTTGTTCTCGTGGCGGTTTTTTTGTGGTTTTTTATGTTCACTTCATATATATTTTGAGGTATAATAATCATGTTAAGGGTTTGACTTCAAAAAGGAGGTTTTAGTAATGTTGAAAGATATAATAATCGTGGGAGGTGGAGTGGCTGGCCTCACTGCTGGGCTGTATGCCAAAAGAGGTGGGATGGATGCGCTGCTTTTTGAGAAGATGTTTGCAGGTGGACAGATGGCTACTACATACTTGGTAGAAAACTATCCCGGATTTGACGAGCCTATAAGTGGGCCGGACCTTGCCATGAAGATGGAATCTCATGCCCGCAAATTTGGGCTTGAAATATTATATGATGAGGTAATAGAGCTGGAGCTTGAAGGCAGAATAAAGAAAGTGAGGACCGATAAAGGGGAATATGAAGCCAAGGCGCTTATACTCTGTATGGGGGCACAGCCTAAAAAGCTGGGCTTGCCCAAAGAAGATGAGTTCCGGGGTAGAGGGGTCTCCTATTGCGCCACCTGTGATGGTGCTTTTTATAGAGATAAGATAGTTGCAGTGGTGGGCGGTGGCGACACTGCGGTGGAGGATGCTTTATTTTTGGCCCAGCATGCTACAAAGGTGTATCTTATTCACAGGCGTAATGCTTTAAGGGCTTCCAAAATATTACAGGACAGGCTGTTTGCAAATCCCAAAGTTGAAATGGTGTGGGATTCGGTAGTAGATGAGATACTGGGGGAAAAAGGGGTAGAGGGTCTGCTGGTGCGAAACGTAAAGGATGGTTCCAGCAAAAAGTTAAAAGTGGATGGGCTGTTTGTGGCAATTGGTATACAGCCGAATAATGCCTTGATCCAAGGCAAGTTAAATATGAACGAAGCAGGGTTTGTGATAACCGATGAGACTATGGCTACTAATATACCTGGTGTTTTTGCAGCGGGTGATTTGAGACAGAAACCGCTGTGGCAGATCATAACTGCTGCAGCAGATGGAGCCATCGCTTCGGTATCAGCTCAGAGATACATAATGGAACAGTTCGCGTGATGTTTGTGTTAGATAGGGGGTCATTAAGATGTCAAGGATGTTTGGTACAGACGGAGTAAGGGGGATAGCAAATCAAGATTTAAACTGTGAACTGGCGTTTAAGCTGGGGCAGGTAGGAACCTATGTGTTATCAAAGGGCAAGAAAAAGCCCAAAATTTTAATAGGCAAGGATACCAGGCTATCAGGTGATATGTTGGAGGCGGCACTGGTAGCTGGAATTTGTTCGGCAGGTGGCCAAGCGTTGTTGGCAGGAGTTATCCCCACTCCTGGAGTGGCTTACCTTACAAAGCATTACAGGGTGGACGCTGGCGTAGTCATTTCGGCTTCTCATAATCCAATGGAGTACAATGGTATAAAATTCTTTGATAGGAATGGATACAAATTGCCCGATGAGTTGGAAGACGAGATAGAGGCCATTATCAAAGGAGAAAAACGTGTTGACATTCCCGCGCCTACAGGCGGCGACATAGGGAGCAAAATGATTGTTCCCAATGCTATACAGGATTATGTCAATTTTCTCAAACACACTATAGATGTAGATTTGAACGGCTTAAAGTTGGCTTTGGACTGTGCTAATGGTGCAGCATATAAGGTAGCGCCTATGGTATTTTCTCAGTTGGGTGCTGAAGTGGTAGCCATTAATGATAACCCCAACGGCATCAACATAAACTGGAATTGTGGCTCTACTCATCCTGAAGGGCTTCAGCGGTTTGTGGTAGAGAACAGGGTTGACGTAGGGCTGGCGTTTGATGGAGATGCAGACAGATTGATTGTCGTGGACGAAAAAGGTGAGCTGGTGGATGGGGATCAGATAATGGTGATTTGTGCCTTGGATATGAAGGAGAGAGGCCTTCTTAAGCGAAATACGGTAGTAGCTACCATCATGAGCAATATAGGCTTTGATATTGCCCTTGAAAGAGCAGGGTGTAGTTTTGTGAAAACCAAGGTGGGGGATAGGTATGTTTTAGAAGAAATGCTCAAAAATGGATACAATATAGGAGGCGAGCAGTCAGGCCACATAATATTTTTGGACCACAGTACTACGGGAGACGGCATTTTGACGGCTCTGCAGCTTTTATCCGTGCTGAAAAGGAAAAAGCAGAAACTATCTGAACTCGCTTCTGTCATGCAAAGATTCCCGCAGGTGCTGGTCAATGCCAGAGTTAATCCCGATAAAAAGAATTTTTACATGGAAGATCACGTTATAGCGGAAGAGATATCAAGGATTGAATCCAGGTTCAAAGGGGCAGGTAGAGTGGTTATCCGTCCATCTGGAACGGAGCCTCTCATCAGAGTCATGATTGAAGGAGCGGATCAAAAAGAAATAGAAGAAAGTGCCAAAAGGTTGGCAAGTTTGATAGAGGAGCGGCTAAATTGAAATTTGTCGTGATAAGGCAAATTTTTATACAAAAAATCTTGTATTCAATTGAGAAGATGTTATACTAATCATGGGAGTGAGCGGCCGAGGGCTGCTCTCAAGAAGGAGGAATTTGAGTGTAATGAGAAGGGGAAGCTCGAGAAGGGGTGGGGTACTGCTGTTGCTTTTGCTGGCAGGTATTATCATTGGCAGCATTATAGGGAAAATTTTGGCTGCGTATTTTGATATACCCCTGTTTACCCAGTCATTTAAGATTGGTACTGAAGATAATCCCTTAATACTTGATGTAGAGGTAGTAAACCTAGTGTTGGGAATAACCTTTACCATCAACTTTGGCACTGTGCTAGGCGTGTTGCTCGGACTTATATTTTATTTTAAATCTTTAAATTAGTTAAATAAAACGCGTTAAGGACACATAAGTTGTTTCTAAAACAACGGCAAAAAGTCAGGAGGCAATGAGCAGCAGATGAGGATAATACTGGCTTCTGCATCGCCTAGGAGGAGCGAGCTCCTTGCACAGATGGGGTTGAAGTTTGAGGTTATTCCCAGTGGTCAAGAAGAAAAAGTGATGGAAAGCCTTTCTCCCGATAGTCTGGCTATAGAGTTAGCTGTTAAAAAAGTTGAAAGCGTTGCACAAAGGGTACAAGGTTGTGCTTTGATAATAGGTGCTGATACCGTTGTGGTCAAAGGTGACGAGGTGTTAGGAAAGCCTAAGGACGAACGAGAGGCATTTCAGATGCTCATGGAGTTGCAGGGAAAGGTTCATGAGGTGATAACAGGGCTGGCTGTCATGGAAGTGCCTTCCAAAAAATGCGCGGTTGCTTATGAGAAGACTTTGGTGGAGATGGCATCTCTTACCCCGTACGAAATTGAGGGATATATTCGTACGGGAGAACCTATGGACAAGGCCGGCGCTTATGGGATTCAAGGCCTGGGAGGAATGTTTATAAAGAGAATAGAGGGATGCTATTACAATGTGGTGGGACTTCCAATACACAGGCTTTGGTTGATACTAAAAGGATTTGGGATTGAAGTGTTTAGCTAACCAGATTTTGGGTGAGAGTTATCAAAAGTGAAATTATTGGCAATAATTATTTTGGCTATAAAAACAACATGTTCGGAAGGAGAAATGGATGGTATGGGATTGTTGAACATATTCAGCAGAGATGTGGGGATTGACTTGGGTACGGCCAATACTTTAGTGTATATTCGAGGAAAAGGGATAGTTATTCGTGAGCCTTCTGTGGTGGCGATCCGTAGTGATACGAGGGAAGTGTTGGCTGTTGGCGAAGAAGCCAAAAGGATGATTGGTAGGACGCCAGGCAATATTGTTGCAATAAGGCCTATGAGGGATGGCGTGATAGCCGATTTTGACGTTACCCAGGAGATGCTCAAGTATTTTATAAGAAAGGCCATAAAGGGTCCTCTTATGGTGCATCCGAGAGTGGTCATTTCGGTTCCTTCGGGTGTTACCGAAGTTGAGAAGAGGGCGGTTTATGAGGCGGCAAGGCAGGCCGGTGCTCGTGAGGCTTACCTTATTGAGGAGCCCATGGCTGCTGCTATCGGTGCAGGCCTACCGGTACATGAGCCTACAGGTAGCATGGTAGTGGATATAGGCGGTGGTACAAGCGAGGTAGCGGTGATCTCGCTAGGAGGTATAGTAACCAGCAGGTCTTTAAGGATAGGCGGTAACAAGATGGACGATGCCATTATTTTCTATATTAAAAAGGAATACAATTTGATGATTGGCGAGAGAACGGCGGAGGAGATAAAGATCAACATAGGTTCAGCCTATCCCAAAGAAGAAGAGCAGGAAATGGAGATAAGGGGTCGGGACTTGGTAACTGGATTACCTAAGACGTTGAGGGTTACTTCTTCTGAAATCCTTGAGGCTCTGAAGGAACCTGTAAGTCAAATAGTAGAGGCTATTAAACTTACGCTGGAAAAAACCCCGCCTGAACTGGCTGCCGATATTATGGACAAGGGGATAATGCTGACCGGAGGAGGGGCTTTGCTGGATGGTATCGATAAGCTTATAGCACAGGAAACCGGTATGCCGGTTCATATTGCAGAGGCGCCCTTGGATTGTGTAGCCATGGGTACTGGACGAGCTCTAGAAGAGTTAGAGGTTTTAAGAAGGGTTACCATCTCATCCAAGAATTTGGCTTAAAGATGGGATGGTGATAGCTTTGCTCCAATTTTTGCGAAGACATTCGCTGGCCATTGTAGTGGCCGTTTCTCTTTTTTTACTGACCTTCGCTATTCTTTCTTCCCAAGCAGATGGGAATATGAGCTTTCTTAAAGGGTTTGTTGGAGAGATTATTTCACCTGTTCAAAGAGCAATTTACAGCGTTGCGTCTTTTATTTATGGTTCTATTGCAGACATAAAAGAGTGGCGTGACTTGAGGGGAAATTATGAAAAGCTCAAGGAAAGGGTGGAGCAGCTAGAGAAGGAGCTGCTCAGGATGAACGAACTGGAAAAGCAAAATCAGCGCTTAAAGAAGTTGTTGGATTTTGCTGTTGGGAGAGAGGATTTGGTCGTTACGGGGGCTAGGGTTACGGGTAAGGACCCTGGTAACTGGTTTAACGTCTTTACCATCGATAAAGGGAGAAACCAGGGGATAGAGGTAAATATGGCTGTGGTTACTGATCAAGGGTTGGTGGGTCGTGTAATAGAAGTGGGTCCCAACTGGGCGAAGGTGAGGTCCATCATTGATTCCCAGAGTTCCATAAGCGGTATAGTTGAGAGAACCAGAGACAATGGTATAATAAAGGGCAACAATGCATTTGGAATGGAGGATGGTACCTGTAGCATGGTATATCTTCCATTGGATTCGGAGGTAAGTGAAGGGGATAAAGTGATCACTTCAGGGCTAGGTGATTTTCTCCCCAAAGGGATCTATATTGGCGAAGTGACCAAAGTTGTACGTTATAAGAAGGACCTTTACAAAACCGCCATTATAAAGCCGAGAGTTGATTTTCAACGTTTAGAAGAGGTGCTGGTGGTTAAAGGAAGAGTAGGTGAGTGAGCTTTTTGTTTATTTTGTAAAGTTGGATGGGGATTGCAGTGATATGAAGGTTTGGGTCATAGTGAGTATTCTGGTGGGCAATTTGATTGTTCAAGCCACGTTATTTCCTTTTATTGAATTGTACGGCGTTAAACCTGATTCGCTAATGATACTCGTTGTATCGTTTGCTCTTTTGTCGGGCAATCCTACTTCAGCTGTAGTAGGGCTAGGTGGAGGGCTGTTGCAGGATTTTTTGTTTGGTAAAGGTGTAGGGTTCTATGCCTTGCAGTATATGCTGGTGGGATATCTAGTGGGATTGGTTTACGGAAGGGTTTTTACAGATAAATTGTTTGTCCCCGTATTTTTTGTAAGCGTATCGACTATTTTACGAGGATTGTTTGTCTTTTTATGGATGTATTTTGCAGGATTAGATGTGTCTCTCTATTGGCTGTCTTTAAAGACCATTCTGCCCGAAGCCATATATACTGTTATTTTGACGCCTATAGTATATCATTATATGAATAGGCTGTATAAGCATAAATTTATGAGCCGTCGATGGCATTTCGACTAAAGGGGTAAAATATTGCCTCTTTTTTGTTTGTTTTAAGCATGATAAAATACTTACGGGGGTGTCTACTGTTGTTGGACTGTGTTGTATGATGGAGAAGGGGGTCAAGGAATGCTTAAATGGTTTAAAAACCGCTTTTTTTTATTTGGATTAATATGCACTCTGGGTTTCACTACGCTGTTGTTCAGGCTTGCTTATCTTACAGTGGAGCTGGGGGAAACCTATTATGCTCTGTCTATGGAACGAAAATCGGTTGAAATTCCCCTTAAAGGAAGTAGGGGAAATATACTGGACAGAAACGGTATCCCCATGGCTACTAACAAGCAGATGTTTGTGGTGGAGCTTGATAAGCAAAGGATGCCTACAGGGGATAAACAGCTCAATGATCTGATTTACAGGGTCATCAGTATCATAAAACAAAACGGAGATGCCACAAGCCTGATGGATAATATACCTATAAAGATAGATGAAAATGGAAGGTTTTATTATGCATGGGAAAATAAGTCGCCTGATAGCCAGAAAAAAGACTTCGAGAGATGGAAATCTGAAGCAGGTATAAGGGTTGACCTGCCGGCCGATGAGATGCTTCAACATCTCAGGGAGAGGTTTAAACTGGCTGAGGAGTTGCCCGATGATATTGCTAGGGATATGGTATCTGTAAGGCTAGATATTTATATGAATAGATATCGACCCAATCCCATAAGGATTGCCACCGGTGTGAGCCAAAAGACGGTAGCGCAGTTGGAGACCTATGCAAACGAGTTGCCTGGCTTGCAGATATCGGTGGAGATGGGACGGTACTACCCTATGGGGGACGTGGCCGCTCACATCATAGGATATGTGGGGAGGATAAGCAGTGAAGATATTGAAGAATACAGGAACAAAGGCATTGACTTGAGGGCAGCAGGATACGATTTATCTGTTGACCGCATTGGCAAAATGGGCATAGAAAAATACGCTGAACAGTGGCTTACCGCTTGTACAAAGGATAAGCGTGGTATGCTTT
Coding sequences within:
- a CDS encoding energy-coupling factor transporter ATPase → MPIIVEHLTHVYMPGSPFESLALDDVSFEIQDGEFVGLIGHTGSGKSTLVQHLNGLLKPTSGRIVVDDIEITSNSRVPKRLRQHVGLVFQYPEHQLFEETVYQDIAFGPRNLNLPEDEVERRVREAMALVGLDFESVKDRSPFEISGGQRRRVAIAGVLAMEPKILILDEPTAGLDPRGRDEILSQIKNLHEQRGMTIILVSHSMEDIARLVDRIIVMNKGKIALMGKPEEVFSYVEELHAMGLGIPQIMHVMRGLRARGMDVPDNIYTVDQAVKVILERVRGKKK
- a CDS encoding energy-coupling factor transporter transmembrane component T family protein — translated: MIKDITIGQFFPGQSVIHRLDPRVKVILTFVFIVIIFFVKTYAGYGLVFAYIGFAVWLSGVPIRYILKGLKPLLFIIVLTFFINVFFTPGNRVLFQVWVLKFTQEGLNQGIFMALRLVLLVVGTSLLTLTTSPISLTDGIERLLQPLQVVRFPAHELAMMMTIALRFIPTLLEETDKIMKAQMARGADFETGNLFQRAKALVPLLVPLFISAFRRADELAMAMESRCYRGGKNRTRMKVLKATKRDYIAVGVTLLLVAGILLDSYVL
- the truA gene encoding tRNA pseudouridine(38-40) synthase TruA, which gives rise to MRNIKIVLEYDGTNYAGWQRQKNALSIQQVVEEALYKLTGETVTVVGAGRTDSGVHARGQVANFFTASRLPAERFSFALNSVLPPDIRVLESEEVSHEFHARYSAKAKQYRYSICMRPHAPAIARNYYYHVPDILDVDAMNSAAKYIIGTHDFKAFQSAGSSVKNTVRTVYEAYWVWEPPCFLYFNIKGDGFLYNMVRILVGTFIEVGRHRMLESDMKRILEAGDRDKAGPTAPAHGLCLERVYY
- a CDS encoding VOC family protein, producing the protein MKDKGILNSRVIVQIGIVVRDIEAVSQAYADLLGVEKPQWFWTDEYEKAHTEFYGQPSHARAKLAFFDMGNVQLELIEPDEKPSTWRDFLDNCGEGVHHIAFMIKEMDDEIKKLERHGMRLIQRGDYEGGRYAYIDTREQLKVLIELLENF
- the rplM gene encoding 50S ribosomal protein L13, with the translated sequence MKTYVAKPDKITRKWYVVDATDKPLGRLASQIAKILRGKHKPIYTPHVDTGDFVIVINAEKVKLTGKKLDKKLYRHHTLYPGGLKEIPYRQLLATKPTFVIYHAVKGMLPHNRLGRKMLKKLRVYAGPNHKHEAQQPEILEL
- the rpsI gene encoding 30S ribosomal protein S9, translated to MVKVQYYGTGRRKTSVARVRLIPGEGKIIINDRDIDEYFGMEPLRIMVKQPLELTGTLGKFDVIAKVEGGGFSGQAGAIRHGISRALLKVDEGFRPILKQAGFLTRDPRMKERKKYGLKGARRAPQFSKR
- the trxB gene encoding thioredoxin-disulfide reductase encodes the protein MKDIIIVGGGVAGLTAGLYAKRGGMDALLFEKMFAGGQMATTYLVENYPGFDEPISGPDLAMKMESHARKFGLEILYDEVIELELEGRIKKVRTDKGEYEAKALILCMGAQPKKLGLPKEDEFRGRGVSYCATCDGAFYRDKIVAVVGGGDTAVEDALFLAQHATKVYLIHRRNALRASKILQDRLFANPKVEMVWDSVVDEILGEKGVEGLLVRNVKDGSSKKLKVDGLFVAIGIQPNNALIQGKLNMNEAGFVITDETMATNIPGVFAAGDLRQKPLWQIITAAADGAIASVSAQRYIMEQFA
- the glmM gene encoding phosphoglucosamine mutase → MSRMFGTDGVRGIANQDLNCELAFKLGQVGTYVLSKGKKKPKILIGKDTRLSGDMLEAALVAGICSAGGQALLAGVIPTPGVAYLTKHYRVDAGVVISASHNPMEYNGIKFFDRNGYKLPDELEDEIEAIIKGEKRVDIPAPTGGDIGSKMIVPNAIQDYVNFLKHTIDVDLNGLKLALDCANGAAYKVAPMVFSQLGAEVVAINDNPNGININWNCGSTHPEGLQRFVVENRVDVGLAFDGDADRLIVVDEKGELVDGDQIMVICALDMKERGLLKRNTVVATIMSNIGFDIALERAGCSFVKTKVGDRYVLEEMLKNGYNIGGEQSGHIIFLDHSTTGDGILTALQLLSVLKRKKQKLSELASVMQRFPQVLVNARVNPDKKNFYMEDHVIAEEISRIESRFKGAGRVVIRPSGTEPLIRVMIEGADQKEIEESAKRLASLIEERLN
- a CDS encoding DUF4321 domain-containing protein, with translation MRRGSSRRGGVLLLLLLAGIIIGSIIGKILAAYFDIPLFTQSFKIGTEDNPLILDVEVVNLVLGITFTINFGTVLGVLLGLIFYFKSLN
- a CDS encoding Maf family protein — its product is MRIILASASPRRSELLAQMGLKFEVIPSGQEEKVMESLSPDSLAIELAVKKVESVAQRVQGCALIIGADTVVVKGDEVLGKPKDEREAFQMLMELQGKVHEVITGLAVMEVPSKKCAVAYEKTLVEMASLTPYEIEGYIRTGEPMDKAGAYGIQGLGGMFIKRIEGCYYNVVGLPIHRLWLILKGFGIEVFS
- a CDS encoding rod shape-determining protein, translated to MGLLNIFSRDVGIDLGTANTLVYIRGKGIVIREPSVVAIRSDTREVLAVGEEAKRMIGRTPGNIVAIRPMRDGVIADFDVTQEMLKYFIRKAIKGPLMVHPRVVISVPSGVTEVEKRAVYEAARQAGAREAYLIEEPMAAAIGAGLPVHEPTGSMVVDIGGGTSEVAVISLGGIVTSRSLRIGGNKMDDAIIFYIKKEYNLMIGERTAEEIKINIGSAYPKEEEQEMEIRGRDLVTGLPKTLRVTSSEILEALKEPVSQIVEAIKLTLEKTPPELAADIMDKGIMLTGGGALLDGIDKLIAQETGMPVHIAEAPLDCVAMGTGRALEELEVLRRVTISSKNLA
- the mreC gene encoding rod shape-determining protein MreC, whose amino-acid sequence is MSFLKGFVGEIISPVQRAIYSVASFIYGSIADIKEWRDLRGNYEKLKERVEQLEKELLRMNELEKQNQRLKKLLDFAVGREDLVVTGARVTGKDPGNWFNVFTIDKGRNQGIEVNMAVVTDQGLVGRVIEVGPNWAKVRSIIDSQSSISGIVERTRDNGIIKGNNAFGMEDGTCSMVYLPLDSEVSEGDKVITSGLGDFLPKGIYIGEVTKVVRYKKDLYKTAIIKPRVDFQRLEEVLVVKGRVGE
- the mreD gene encoding rod shape-determining protein MreD; the protein is MKVWVIVSILVGNLIVQATLFPFIELYGVKPDSLMILVVSFALLSGNPTSAVVGLGGGLLQDFLFGKGVGFYALQYMLVGYLVGLVYGRVFTDKLFVPVFFVSVSTILRGLFVFLWMYFAGLDVSLYWLSLKTILPEAIYTVILTPIVYHYMNRLYKHKFMSRRWHFD